From Nicotiana tabacum cultivar K326 chromosome 22, ASM71507v2, whole genome shotgun sequence, one genomic window encodes:
- the LOC107816980 gene encoding uncharacterized protein LOC107816980 isoform X2: protein MKPRLAASISALMAGGRTGICKAISGILPESQTFSGFGRNCSSFQFQRFKSSKGLQFVCDDDDDFSELGSPVERAIWQLKLATEKPDPFVKHDNGRKVSSSKSSRSESKQSRKGRILNLDKPHQTSCEFGNGDDASGSIYTTSDAARMNGRRSISVGNVPSTISLSQLVEAVSVFGKVCTTSVRDLPDGLNCWDIQFESLESCNRAIRAGALTLGETRLQIRPLRASIIVTIRIKGISGVASIGEIYSICKVGTTEGLAWVSKDSVDALFTVETDTESQSILKKLNGTTVGGHRLSASLLPCNSSFGSMSESEDARCKMGLQISSYLTVLKLQLEEKKVHLEDLQMLHEGIMHLEDLPSNID, encoded by the exons ATGAAGCCGAGACTCGCTGCTTCAATTTCTGCTTTAATGGCCG GTGGACGTACCGGAATTTGCAAAGCCATTTCCGGCATCTTACCGGAATCTCAAACGTTCAGCGGCTTTGGCCGAAACTGCAGCAG CTTCCAGTTCCAAAGATTTAAGAGCTCAAAGGGTTTACAATTTGTCTGTGATGACGATGATGACTTCTCAGAATTGGGTTCTCCAGTAGAAAGAGCCATTTGGCAGCTGAAGTTAGCGACGGAGAAGCCTGACCCTTTTGTG AAACATGATAATGGTAGAAAAGTATCTTCAAGCAAGTCTTCTCGCAGTGAAAGCAAGCAAAGCAGAAAAGGCAGAATCTTAAATCTTGATAAACCACATCAAACTTCTTGTGAGTTTGGCAATGGTGATGATGCTTCTGGATCGATTTATACAACTTCTGATGCTGCTAGGATGAATGGTCGGAGGTCAATATCAGTTGGGAATGTACCTTCTACCATCAGCCTTTCTCAGCTTGTAGAAGCAGTTTCAGTCTTTGGAAAGGTCTGCACTACGTCAGTCCGGGATCTGCCTGATGGGCTTAACTGTTGGGACATCCAATTCGAG AGCTTAGAATCCTGCAACAGAGCAATTAGGGCTGGTGCGTTAACTCTTGGGGAGACTCGTCTTCAAATCCGTCCTCTGCGGGCTTCGATTATTGTTACTATCAGGATTAAAGGCATATCCGGAGTTGCTTCCATTGGTGAGATATACTCAATCTGTAAAGTTGGCACAACAGAAGGATTGGCATGGGTAAGCAAGGATAGTGTTGATGCCTTATTTACAGTTGAGACTGACACGGAATCACAGTCAATCCTCAAAAA GTTAAATGGTACTACTGTTGGTGGTCATCGCCTGTCAGCTTCTTTACTACCTTGCAACTCATCCTTTGGTTCCATGTCTGAAAGTGAGGATGCTAGATGCAAGATGGGTTTACAAATTAGTAGTTACTTGACAGTACTCAAATTGCAACTTGAGGAAAAGAAAGTGCATTTGGAGGATCTTCAGATGCTGCATGAGGGAATAATGCACCTTGAAGATCTGCCTTCCAACATCGATTAA
- the LOC107816980 gene encoding uncharacterized protein LOC107816980 isoform X1, whose product MKPRLAASISALMAGGRTGICKAISGILPESQTFSGFGRNCSSFQFQRFKSSKGLQFVCDDDDDFSELGSPVERAIWQLKLATEKPDPFVMLPIPFEPQKHDNGRKVSSSKSSRSESKQSRKGRILNLDKPHQTSCEFGNGDDASGSIYTTSDAARMNGRRSISVGNVPSTISLSQLVEAVSVFGKVCTTSVRDLPDGLNCWDIQFESLESCNRAIRAGALTLGETRLQIRPLRASIIVTIRIKGISGVASIGEIYSICKVGTTEGLAWVSKDSVDALFTVETDTESQSILKKLNGTTVGGHRLSASLLPCNSSFGSMSESEDARCKMGLQISSYLTVLKLQLEEKKVHLEDLQMLHEGIMHLEDLPSNID is encoded by the exons ATGAAGCCGAGACTCGCTGCTTCAATTTCTGCTTTAATGGCCG GTGGACGTACCGGAATTTGCAAAGCCATTTCCGGCATCTTACCGGAATCTCAAACGTTCAGCGGCTTTGGCCGAAACTGCAGCAG CTTCCAGTTCCAAAGATTTAAGAGCTCAAAGGGTTTACAATTTGTCTGTGATGACGATGATGACTTCTCAGAATTGGGTTCTCCAGTAGAAAGAGCCATTTGGCAGCTGAAGTTAGCGACGGAGAAGCCTGACCCTTTTGTG ATGTTACCAATACCTTTTGAGCCACAGAAACATGATAATGGTAGAAAAGTATCTTCAAGCAAGTCTTCTCGCAGTGAAAGCAAGCAAAGCAGAAAAGGCAGAATCTTAAATCTTGATAAACCACATCAAACTTCTTGTGAGTTTGGCAATGGTGATGATGCTTCTGGATCGATTTATACAACTTCTGATGCTGCTAGGATGAATGGTCGGAGGTCAATATCAGTTGGGAATGTACCTTCTACCATCAGCCTTTCTCAGCTTGTAGAAGCAGTTTCAGTCTTTGGAAAGGTCTGCACTACGTCAGTCCGGGATCTGCCTGATGGGCTTAACTGTTGGGACATCCAATTCGAG AGCTTAGAATCCTGCAACAGAGCAATTAGGGCTGGTGCGTTAACTCTTGGGGAGACTCGTCTTCAAATCCGTCCTCTGCGGGCTTCGATTATTGTTACTATCAGGATTAAAGGCATATCCGGAGTTGCTTCCATTGGTGAGATATACTCAATCTGTAAAGTTGGCACAACAGAAGGATTGGCATGGGTAAGCAAGGATAGTGTTGATGCCTTATTTACAGTTGAGACTGACACGGAATCACAGTCAATCCTCAAAAA GTTAAATGGTACTACTGTTGGTGGTCATCGCCTGTCAGCTTCTTTACTACCTTGCAACTCATCCTTTGGTTCCATGTCTGAAAGTGAGGATGCTAGATGCAAGATGGGTTTACAAATTAGTAGTTACTTGACAGTACTCAAATTGCAACTTGAGGAAAAGAAAGTGCATTTGGAGGATCTTCAGATGCTGCATGAGGGAATAATGCACCTTGAAGATCTGCCTTCCAACATCGATTAA
- the LOC107816982 gene encoding uncharacterized protein LOC107816982 yields MGSETGSSPSSAPATAATASPSGKRNRDPEDEVYLDNLHSHKRYLSEIMASSLNGLTVGDSLPDNIVDSPSRSENMLYIREEMSFQYSPMSEDSDDSRCYEPLTITSSPQSESTPTSPVSPYRYHRPLNGFSSGPPSTSYPSHSCNFPPATSSQPRQRGSDSEGRFPSSPSDICHSADLRRAALLRSVQMRTQPLGPSSFEVQLSPGLEPSHMETEDRPCSYMKSLVDEREYKIDQCSSMSVSAPENGERPCRILNMGPKGDESVD; encoded by the exons ATGGGCTCGGAGACGGGTTCATCGCCGTCGTCAGCTCCAGCGACGGCAGCAACAGCATCCCCAAGTGGTAAGAGAAATAGAGACCCAGAAGACGAGGTTTATCTCGACAATCTCCACTCTCACAAACGATATCTTAGTGAG ATAATGGCGTCAAGTTTAAATGGACTGACAGTGGGAGACTCCTTACCAGATAATATAGTGGATTCTCCCTCAAGATCCGAAAACATGCTTTATATCAG GGAGGAGATGTCCTTTCAGTATTCTCCAATGTCAGAAGATTCAGATGACTCACGATGCTATGAACCTTTGACAATTACCAGCTCCCCCCAATCTGAGAGCACGCCAACTAGTCCAGTCTCACCCTACCGATATCACAGACCTTTGAATGGGTTCTCATCAGGCCCTCCCTCCACGTCATACCCGTCACATTCCTGCAACTTCCCTCCTGCCACATCCTCACAGCCTCGTCAACGAGGCTCTGATTCTGAAGGTCGTTTTCCATCATCACCCAGTGACATATGCCACTCTGCTGACTTAAGGAGAGCTGCACTTTTGCGATCTGTGCAAATGAGGACTCAACCTCTCGGACCATCATCATTTGAGGTGCAACTTAGTCCAGGGCTGGAGCCTAGTCATATGGAGACCGAGGACCGGCCTTGTTCCTACATGAAGTCTTTAGTTGATGAGAGGGAATATAAGATTGACCAATGCTCCTCAATGAGTGTATCAGCACCCGAAAATGGGGAAAGACCTTGTAGAATTTTGAATATGGGGCCGAAAGGAGATGAATCTGTAGATTAA